A region from the Riemerella anatipestifer genome encodes:
- a CDS encoding 2-oxoglutarate dehydrogenase E1 component, protein MDKFSFLNATHADFIDSMYQQYLKYPDSLEPSWKAFFQGFDFALENFGEDDSFTEKVGASSLSQQVGVPDDIIKEFKVLNLIEAYRTRGHLFTRTNPVRERRTYLPDLSIENFGLSKSDLDTKFNSATETGMLGAATLADIIRHLDQIYCDSIGIEYMHIREVEEKEFIRQWISKNENHPELSADEKIQILSKLNQAVAFENYLHTKFVGQKRFSLEGGESLIPALDQLISRSSKHGVDEVVLGMAHRGRLNVLTNIFGKSYKQIFSEFEGKEFEEDVFSGDVKYHLGSTTKIKTAAGEEVIINLTPNPSHLETVASLVQGISRAKIDHTYGNNFKKVLPIVIHGDAAIAGQGIVYEIAQMMTLDGYKTGGTVHIVVNNQVGFTTNYLDARSSTYCTDIAKVTDSPVMHVNADDVEAVVHAIRFAADYRAAFGKDVYIDLLGYRKYGHNEGDEPRFTQPKLYNTIAKHLNPREIYKAKLEKEGVLSEGVLKKMEEEFKTLLDKDFDASKEIQKNTLDVFMEQVWIKYLDPANKQKVLKAVETQYNAEQLKELAVKMSSLPKDKAFIRKITRLFDQRLKMIEEDKLDWAMAELLAYATLLAEGYNVRISGEDVERGTFSHRHAVVKTEDAEEEYVPLQHINESQQFHIYNSLLSEYAVLGFDYGYAMASPDTLTIWEAQFGDFVNGAQIIVDQYLVAAEEKWKLQNGLVMLLPHGSEGQGAEHSSARLERFLTLCANNNIFVANCTVPANYFHLLRRQMKFPFRKPLVVMTPKSLLRHPKVISSMEELANGSFQPVIDDATADASKVERLVMCSGKVYYDLLAKKEELGDEKVALVRLEQLYPLDSEKIETVLSKYSNRKDFVWVQEEPENMGAWSYILRNFRKYDVQVIAPVPSGTPAPGSHKKYEINQTNVINQTFGI, encoded by the coding sequence ATGGATAAATTTTCATTCTTAAATGCAACACATGCTGATTTTATAGATAGCATGTACCAGCAGTACTTAAAATACCCAGATAGTTTAGAGCCATCTTGGAAAGCTTTTTTTCAAGGGTTTGATTTTGCTCTAGAAAATTTTGGTGAAGACGATTCTTTTACAGAAAAAGTAGGTGCGTCTTCTTTATCTCAGCAAGTAGGTGTTCCAGATGATATTATAAAGGAGTTTAAAGTTCTTAACTTAATAGAGGCTTATAGAACTAGAGGACATTTGTTTACTAGAACTAACCCTGTTAGAGAGAGAAGAACTTATCTCCCTGATTTATCTATAGAGAACTTTGGGTTATCAAAGTCAGATTTAGATACTAAATTTAACTCTGCTACAGAAACAGGAATGCTGGGAGCAGCTACTTTGGCAGACATTATCCGTCATTTAGACCAAATCTACTGCGACTCTATTGGTATAGAATATATGCATATTCGTGAGGTAGAGGAGAAAGAATTTATTCGCCAGTGGATTTCTAAGAATGAAAATCACCCAGAACTTTCGGCAGACGAAAAAATACAGATTTTATCTAAGCTCAATCAAGCGGTAGCATTTGAAAACTATCTTCATACTAAATTCGTAGGGCAAAAGAGATTTTCACTGGAAGGGGGAGAGTCTTTAATCCCTGCTTTAGACCAGCTTATCAGTCGTTCGTCAAAACACGGTGTAGATGAAGTGGTTTTAGGTATGGCACACAGAGGGAGGCTTAATGTATTAACCAATATCTTTGGGAAGTCATACAAGCAAATCTTCTCTGAATTTGAAGGTAAAGAATTTGAGGAAGATGTATTTTCTGGAGATGTTAAGTATCACTTAGGTTCTACTACGAAAATAAAAACGGCTGCAGGGGAAGAGGTAATTATCAATTTAACGCCTAACCCGTCTCACTTAGAAACTGTAGCTTCTTTAGTACAAGGTATTTCTAGAGCTAAAATAGACCATACTTATGGTAATAATTTTAAGAAAGTATTGCCTATCGTTATTCACGGAGATGCAGCTATTGCAGGACAAGGGATTGTCTATGAGATTGCACAAATGATGACTTTAGACGGTTACAAGACAGGAGGAACGGTTCATATTGTAGTTAATAATCAGGTAGGGTTTACAACCAATTATCTAGATGCAAGGTCTTCTACTTACTGTACAGATATTGCTAAGGTAACAGATTCGCCTGTAATGCATGTAAATGCAGATGATGTAGAAGCAGTGGTACACGCAATTAGATTTGCGGCGGATTATAGAGCAGCGTTTGGCAAAGATGTTTATATAGATTTGTTAGGTTATAGAAAATATGGGCATAACGAAGGTGATGAACCTCGCTTTACACAACCTAAACTTTACAATACCATAGCGAAACACCTTAATCCTAGAGAAATCTATAAAGCAAAATTAGAGAAAGAAGGAGTGCTTTCTGAAGGAGTGTTGAAGAAGATGGAGGAAGAATTTAAAACCCTTCTTGATAAAGATTTTGATGCATCTAAAGAAATTCAAAAAAATACTTTAGATGTATTTATGGAACAGGTTTGGATTAAGTATCTAGACCCTGCAAATAAACAAAAAGTTCTAAAGGCTGTAGAAACTCAATACAATGCTGAACAGTTAAAAGAGTTGGCAGTTAAGATGTCTTCTTTACCTAAAGACAAGGCGTTCATAAGAAAAATCACTAGACTTTTTGATCAAAGGTTAAAAATGATAGAAGAGGATAAGCTAGATTGGGCAATGGCAGAACTTTTAGCTTATGCTACGCTTCTTGCAGAAGGTTACAATGTGAGAATTTCTGGGGAAGATGTGGAGAGAGGTACTTTCTCTCACCGTCATGCAGTGGTAAAAACAGAAGATGCAGAGGAGGAATATGTACCATTACAACATATCAACGAAAGTCAGCAGTTTCATATTTATAACTCATTACTATCAGAGTACGCTGTTTTAGGGTTTGATTATGGTTATGCTATGGCATCGCCTGATACTTTAACCATTTGGGAAGCACAGTTTGGAGATTTCGTGAATGGCGCTCAAATTATTGTGGACCAATATTTGGTAGCTGCAGAAGAAAAATGGAAGCTGCAAAATGGTTTGGTAATGTTGTTACCTCACGGCTCTGAAGGGCAAGGTGCAGAACACTCTTCGGCTAGGTTAGAGAGATTTTTAACGCTTTGTGCTAATAATAATATTTTCGTAGCTAATTGTACAGTTCCAGCCAATTATTTCCATTTATTGAGAAGGCAAATGAAGTTTCCGTTTAGAAAACCGTTAGTGGTAATGACGCCTAAGTCGTTACTAAGACACCCTAAGGTTATTTCTTCTATGGAAGAGTTAGCAAACGGAAGTTTCCAACCAGTGATTGATGATGCTACGGCTGATGCTTCTAAGGTGGAGAGATTAGTGATGTGTTCTGGTAAGGTTTACTACGATTTATTGGCTAAAAAAGAAGAATTAGGAGATGAGAAAGTCGCTTTAGTAAGGCTGGAGCAGTTGTATCCTTTGGATTCAGAGAAAATAGAGACTGTGTTGTCTAAATATTCTAACAGAAAAGATTTTGTGTGGGTTCAAGAAGAACCAGAGAATATGGGAGCTTGGTCTTATATTTTGAGAAATTTCCGCAAGTACGATGTACAAGTAATTGCACCAGTTCCTAGTGGAACGCCAGCACCAGGTAGCCATAAGAAGTATGAGATTAACCAAACTAATGTAATTAACCAAACATTTGGTATCTAG
- a CDS encoding SRPBCC family protein, with the protein MRWLKFVLVLGVLLAGVYAVSMLFVDESKSFKVEREIDYPIDKVYPQFSNFQNLTRWYQYFTQNPKLKFEYFLPYEGQGSSMNFVDAKEGVGMVFIRYENFEKTLRYEFFDADTNAPLKVDIKFLPKGEKTRLIWMVTTPKKALLDRYVNLFSVENFEGMVDESLRNLKAVLSNKVDKIEILTNIKYDSLMVENQEAAILVGINANTQNKNKTIYFKDLVKNHHKVVNFVMNDLGKKEDEFGFPMLITQAKSYKDKEVSYFYGIPLSKKTEITDNNFTYHMQDASRLYVMYYKGDYANRVSVINKLLKKAEEDSLRTGKLQEVFIETPVENKPVLLKIALPVSS; encoded by the coding sequence ATGCGTTGGTTGAAGTTTGTTTTAGTTTTAGGGGTGCTGTTGGCAGGTGTTTACGCGGTCTCCATGTTGTTTGTTGATGAGAGCAAATCCTTTAAAGTAGAAAGAGAGATTGATTATCCCATAGATAAAGTTTATCCACAATTTAGTAACTTTCAGAATCTTACCAGATGGTATCAGTACTTTACCCAAAATCCTAAATTGAAATTTGAATATTTCCTACCTTATGAAGGGCAGGGAAGTTCTATGAACTTTGTAGATGCTAAAGAAGGGGTAGGAATGGTATTTATTAGATATGAAAACTTCGAAAAAACTCTGAGATACGAGTTTTTTGATGCGGATACTAATGCACCTCTCAAAGTAGATATTAAATTTTTGCCAAAGGGAGAAAAAACGAGATTGATATGGATGGTAACCACACCAAAGAAAGCACTTCTAGATCGTTATGTTAATCTGTTTTCAGTGGAAAATTTTGAGGGAATGGTAGATGAGAGCCTTCGAAATTTAAAAGCAGTATTGAGTAATAAGGTGGATAAAATAGAAATTTTAACCAATATCAAATATGATAGCCTTATGGTAGAAAATCAAGAAGCTGCCATTTTAGTAGGAATAAATGCCAATACTCAGAATAAAAACAAAACTATTTATTTTAAAGATTTAGTTAAAAATCATCATAAGGTAGTCAATTTTGTGATGAATGACTTGGGTAAAAAAGAAGATGAATTTGGTTTTCCTATGCTCATTACTCAAGCCAAAAGCTATAAAGATAAAGAGGTAAGCTATTTTTATGGAATACCACTATCTAAAAAAACAGAGATTACAGATAACAACTTTACTTATCATATGCAGGACGCTTCTAGATTGTATGTGATGTATTATAAGGGAGATTATGCTAATAGGGTTTCGGTTATCAATAAGTTATTAAAAAAAGCAGAAGAAGACAGTTTAAGGACTGGTAAATTACAAGAGGTCTTTATAGAAACACCTGTAGAGAATAAACCAGTATTGCTAAAAATAGCATTACCAGTATCGTCTTAA
- a CDS encoding ATP-dependent Clp protease adaptor ClpS, with amino-acid sequence MVFQNIPNKENEEEVDVLSSTEAMHKLVLHNDDFNTFDFVIESLMEVCAHTLEQAEQCTFLVHYKGKCTVKTGDLELIQPMHKKLLLRGLSSEII; translated from the coding sequence ATGGTTTTTCAAAATATCCCTAATAAAGAGAACGAAGAAGAGGTTGACGTTTTATCTTCCACTGAAGCGATGCATAAACTTGTATTGCATAATGATGATTTTAATACCTTTGATTTCGTTATAGAGTCTCTTATGGAAGTATGTGCTCATACATTAGAACAGGCAGAACAATGTACGTTCTTGGTACATTATAAAGGCAAATGTACTGTGAAAACAGGTGATTTAGAACTGATTCAGCCCATGCACAAAAAACTACTTTTAAGAGGGCTATCTAGTGAAATAATCTAA
- a CDS encoding hemolysin family protein, translated as MDPDSIVKIFIAIFLVLLNGFFVAAEFSIVKVRYSQIQIKAAEGNAMAKQAEDIIKNLDAYLSATQLGITLASLALGWVGESALHHIIEGLFRYFSISVDTTTVTTVSLVLSFLIITVMHIVFGELVPKSIAIRKAEETTLFVAAPLKLFYNIFRPFIWLMNSISNAFLRLIKINPASEHEIHSTEELQLLVKQSADGGEIEEENYEIIKNAFDFTDHSAKQIMVPRQNILSIDIETSIDEIIEIIMESGYSRIPVYEGSIDNVIGIFYTKEIIRNYIKTKGELTHEDLRGFLREAYFVVGSKKISDLLKSFQLKKQHIAIVIDEFGGTEGIITLEDILEELVGEIQDEEDEEEKIVDKIGENTYWVKATQPLEEINDFLPKPLPEEGEFNTLAGFILHRLEEIPEENQEFDFENYHFKILKMNNKSVEMVELTYDDSFFGESGEGTNAN; from the coding sequence ATGGATCCCGACAGTATAGTCAAAATTTTTATCGCAATTTTTTTAGTTCTACTAAATGGCTTTTTCGTAGCCGCAGAGTTCTCAATAGTTAAAGTACGCTATTCTCAAATTCAAATTAAAGCTGCCGAAGGTAATGCTATGGCAAAGCAGGCAGAAGACATTATCAAAAACTTAGATGCCTATCTTTCTGCTACGCAGTTAGGGATTACTCTAGCCTCTTTAGCATTAGGTTGGGTGGGAGAAAGTGCACTTCATCATATTATAGAAGGTTTGTTTAGATACTTTAGTATCAGTGTAGATACTACTACGGTTACCACAGTATCTTTGGTGCTTAGTTTTCTTATTATTACCGTGATGCATATAGTATTTGGAGAGCTGGTTCCCAAATCTATAGCGATACGAAAGGCAGAAGAAACTACGTTGTTCGTTGCGGCACCGCTCAAATTGTTCTATAATATTTTTAGACCATTTATATGGTTAATGAACTCTATTTCTAATGCTTTTTTAAGATTGATAAAGATAAACCCTGCCTCAGAGCATGAAATACATTCTACTGAAGAATTACAACTTCTAGTAAAGCAAAGTGCTGATGGTGGTGAGATAGAAGAGGAAAATTACGAAATTATAAAGAACGCTTTTGATTTTACAGACCATTCTGCAAAGCAGATTATGGTGCCACGCCAGAATATTTTATCTATTGATATAGAAACTTCGATAGATGAAATTATAGAAATTATAATGGAAAGTGGTTATTCTCGTATTCCTGTTTATGAAGGTTCTATAGACAATGTGATAGGTATATTTTATACCAAAGAAATTATTAGAAATTATATTAAAACCAAAGGAGAGCTTACCCATGAAGATTTGAGAGGTTTCTTAAGAGAGGCTTATTTTGTAGTTGGAAGCAAAAAGATTTCTGACTTATTGAAGAGTTTTCAGCTTAAAAAACAGCATATTGCTATTGTGATAGATGAATTTGGAGGTACAGAAGGTATTATCACGTTAGAGGATATATTGGAAGAGTTGGTGGGAGAGATACAAGATGAGGAAGATGAAGAAGAAAAGATAGTAGATAAAATAGGAGAAAATACTTATTGGGTTAAAGCCACACAACCACTCGAAGAAATTAACGATTTTTTACCAAAACCACTGCCTGAAGAGGGTGAATTTAACACTTTAGCAGGTTTTATACTTCATCGTTTGGAAGAAATTCCAGAGGAAAATCAAGAGTTTGATTTTGAAAATTACCATTTTAAAATACTGAAAATGAATAATAAAAGTGTAGAAATGGTAGAGCTTACCTATGATGATAGCTTTTTTGGAGAATCGGGGGAAGGTACTAATGCTAACTAA
- the atpG gene encoding ATP synthase F1 subunit gamma produces the protein MANLKEIRGRITSISSTMQITSAMKMVSAAKLKKAQDAIVMLRPYSEKLQEIIENVNTSSDADKVSIYAKQREVKRVLYIAISSNRGLAGAFNSSIIKELNAQLSQNSDKKVEVITIGKKVYDAVKKIKTPYSNESHIFDNLSFEVVANIVYGVMKDFREERFDEVYLIYNKFLNAATQTVQTEKLLPIAIKDSEEGDKAIETDYLFEPNRNEILDVLIPKSIKTQVYKAVLDSIASEHGARMTAMHKATDNAQALKNELVIYYNKARQAAITNEILEIVSGAEALKNG, from the coding sequence ATGGCAAATTTAAAAGAAATACGAGGGCGAATAACTTCCATCTCTTCTACGATGCAGATTACAAGTGCGATGAAAATGGTTTCCGCTGCGAAACTAAAGAAAGCGCAAGATGCCATCGTGATGTTGAGACCTTATTCTGAAAAGTTACAGGAAATTATTGAGAATGTAAATACAAGTTCAGATGCAGATAAGGTTTCTATCTACGCTAAACAAAGAGAAGTAAAGAGAGTATTGTATATTGCAATATCTTCTAACAGAGGTTTAGCAGGAGCATTCAACTCTTCTATTATTAAAGAGCTTAATGCTCAGTTATCACAAAATTCTGATAAGAAGGTAGAGGTGATTACTATAGGTAAGAAGGTTTATGATGCAGTAAAGAAGATTAAAACTCCATATAGTAATGAAAGCCATATCTTTGATAATCTCAGCTTCGAAGTGGTTGCTAATATTGTTTATGGAGTGATGAAAGATTTCCGTGAGGAGAGATTTGATGAAGTGTATCTTATTTATAACAAATTCTTAAATGCTGCTACTCAAACAGTACAAACGGAAAAACTTTTGCCTATAGCAATTAAGGATTCTGAAGAAGGTGATAAAGCTATAGAGACTGACTATCTTTTCGAACCAAATAGAAATGAGATTTTAGATGTACTTATTCCTAAGTCTATAAAAACTCAAGTTTATAAAGCTGTTTTAGATTCTATAGCTTCAGAACATGGGGCTAGAATGACGGCGATGCATAAGGCAACAGATAATGCTCAAGCTCTTAAGAATGAATTAGTAATTTACTATAATAAAGCACGTCAGGCTGCTATTACTAACGAAATTTTAGAGATTGTTTCTGGTGCTGAGGCTCTTAAGAACGGGTGA
- the atpA gene encoding F0F1 ATP synthase subunit alpha: MAEINPAEVSAILKQQLANFDTQSNVEEVGTVLQIGDGIARVYGLENVQYGELVKFESGIEGIVLNLEEDNVGVALLGESKQVKEGDTVKRTNRISSIKVGEGMLGRVVDTLGNPIDGKGPIGGELYEMPLERKAPGVIYRQPVNEPLQTGIVAVDSMIPIGRGQRELIIGDRQTGKTTVAIDTILNQKEFYDAGEPVFCIYVAVGQKGSTVAQIVKTLEDKGAMAYTVVVAANASDPSPMQVYAPMAGAAIGEYFRDTGRPALIVYDDLSKQAVAYRELSLLLRRPPGREAYPGDVFYLHSRLLERAAKVIADDSIAKQMNDLPDSLKPIVKGGGSLTALPIIETQAGDVSAYIPTNVISITDGQIFLESDLFNSGVRPAINVGISVSRVGGNAQIKSMKKVSGTLKLDQAQYKELEAFAKFGSDLDAATLAVITKGEKNVEILKQPVNSPLPVDSQVAMIYAGTENLLRNVPVNKVKEFQKEYVEFLRSKHPDTMAKIKAGKIDDEITGVLRQAANDLASKYN, encoded by the coding sequence ATGGCAGAAATAAATCCAGCAGAAGTATCTGCAATTTTAAAACAGCAATTAGCAAATTTTGATACTCAATCTAATGTTGAGGAGGTAGGTACAGTGCTTCAAATAGGAGACGGTATTGCTCGTGTATATGGACTAGAAAATGTACAATACGGTGAGCTTGTTAAATTTGAAAGTGGTATTGAAGGAATTGTATTAAACTTAGAAGAAGATAATGTAGGGGTTGCTCTACTAGGAGAGTCTAAACAAGTAAAAGAAGGGGATACTGTTAAAAGAACTAACAGAATTTCTTCTATCAAAGTAGGAGAAGGTATGTTAGGAAGAGTTGTAGATACTCTAGGTAACCCTATAGATGGTAAAGGTCCTATCGGAGGAGAGCTTTATGAGATGCCTTTGGAAAGAAAAGCTCCAGGGGTTATCTACAGACAGCCAGTTAATGAGCCTTTGCAAACAGGTATCGTAGCGGTTGACTCTATGATTCCTATCGGAAGAGGTCAGAGAGAGCTTATCATTGGTGACCGTCAGACAGGCAAAACTACCGTAGCGATAGATACGATTCTTAACCAAAAAGAGTTTTATGATGCTGGTGAGCCTGTATTCTGTATTTATGTTGCAGTAGGTCAGAAAGGTTCTACCGTAGCACAAATTGTTAAAACACTAGAGGATAAAGGAGCTATGGCTTATACAGTAGTAGTAGCTGCTAATGCTTCAGACCCTTCACCTATGCAGGTGTATGCTCCTATGGCAGGTGCTGCTATTGGAGAGTATTTCCGTGATACAGGTCGTCCTGCTCTTATCGTTTATGATGATTTATCTAAGCAAGCAGTGGCTTATCGTGAGCTTTCACTTTTATTAAGAAGACCACCAGGTCGTGAGGCTTATCCAGGGGACGTATTCTATTTACACTCTAGACTTTTAGAAAGAGCTGCTAAGGTAATTGCTGATGATAGCATTGCTAAGCAAATGAACGACCTTCCTGATTCTTTAAAACCAATCGTTAAAGGAGGAGGTTCTCTTACTGCATTACCAATTATTGAAACTCAAGCGGGAGACGTATCTGCTTATATCCCTACTAACGTAATCTCTATTACAGATGGACAAATATTTTTAGAGTCAGATTTATTTAACTCTGGGGTGCGTCCTGCAATTAATGTGGGTATCTCTGTATCAAGAGTAGGAGGTAACGCTCAGATTAAGTCAATGAAGAAAGTATCAGGTACACTTAAGTTAGACCAAGCACAATATAAAGAATTAGAAGCGTTTGCTAAGTTCGGTTCTGACCTTGATGCTGCAACTTTAGCGGTAATCACAAAAGGTGAAAAAAATGTGGAAATTCTTAAGCAACCAGTAAACTCTCCACTACCTGTAGATAGCCAAGTGGCGATGATTTACGCGGGTACAGAAAACTTATTGAGAAATGTACCTGTAAATAAGGTTAAGGAGTTCCAAAAAGAATATGTAGAATTCTTGAGATCTAAGCACCCAGACACTATGGCTAAAATTAAGGCAGGTAAAATTGATGATGAAATTACAGGTGTGCTAAGACAAGCTGCTAATGATTTAGCATCTAAGTATAACTAA
- the atpH gene encoding ATP synthase F1 subunit delta, which produces MRTSKVAKRYAKGLLDFAQESQQTSTVFSDMKAVVKIMSESKELNRFLQTPFIDYKKKIAVAKEIFKGLSATSQNLISLVIRQGREAQLKFIAQDFIDKVEDINGVQRITLTTAASLSQENIDKILKSSSLVNSGASHDLKINVNPDLLGGYVLRVGDQQLDTSVRTKLAQMKKEFQLN; this is translated from the coding sequence ATGAGAACATCTAAAGTAGCCAAAAGATATGCTAAGGGTCTTTTGGATTTTGCCCAAGAGTCTCAGCAAACCTCTACTGTGTTTTCTGATATGAAAGCCGTAGTTAAGATTATGAGTGAGAGTAAAGAACTTAACCGTTTTTTACAAACGCCTTTTATTGACTATAAGAAAAAAATAGCGGTAGCTAAAGAAATTTTTAAAGGACTTAGTGCTACTAGTCAGAATTTAATTTCATTAGTTATCCGTCAAGGTAGAGAGGCTCAGCTTAAGTTTATAGCACAAGATTTTATAGATAAAGTAGAAGATATCAACGGAGTACAAAGAATTACTTTGACAACTGCGGCTTCTCTTTCTCAAGAAAATATTGATAAAATATTAAAATCTTCTAGTCTTGTGAATTCTGGAGCATCTCATGATTTAAAAATCAATGTAAATCCAGATTTATTAGGCGGGTATGTTTTGAGAGTAGGAGACCAACAATTAGATACTTCAGTAAGAACTAAGTTGGCTCAGATGAAAAAAGAATTTCAGTTGAATTAA
- a CDS encoding F0F1 ATP synthase subunit B: MDLLIPSEGNLIWSLVVFLILVLLLSKFAWKPILKTVNDRETSIVDALNQAKLAKKEMEDLKADNERIIREAKVERDAILKEAREIKDRIVNEAKEVAKVEGDKMIAAAKQSIAAEKSAAMADIKNQVGALSLSIAETILKQKLDNTEAQNALVENMLNKSNLN, from the coding sequence ATGGATTTATTAATTCCTTCAGAAGGTAACCTTATATGGTCTTTAGTGGTTTTCCTTATTTTAGTACTTTTACTATCTAAGTTTGCATGGAAACCTATCCTTAAAACGGTTAATGATAGAGAGACTTCTATTGTAGATGCTTTGAACCAAGCAAAATTAGCTAAAAAGGAGATGGAAGATTTAAAAGCGGATAATGAGAGAATTATTCGTGAAGCTAAGGTAGAAAGAGATGCTATACTAAAAGAAGCTAGAGAGATTAAGGATAGAATTGTAAATGAAGCTAAAGAGGTAGCTAAAGTAGAAGGTGATAAAATGATTGCAGCTGCGAAGCAATCAATAGCAGCAGAGAAGTCTGCGGCTATGGCTGATATTAAAAACCAAGTGGGTGCTTTATCTCTAAGTATAGCCGAAACTATTCTTAAACAAAAATTAGATAATACTGAAGCTCAAAATGCTTTAGTAGAGAACATGTTGAATAAATCTAATCTTAACTAA
- the atpE gene encoding ATP synthase F0 subunit C has product MTGSIAAIGAGLAVLGVGLGIGKIGGHAMDAIARQPEQSGKIQTAMIIAAALIEGAGLFGIVVALLGNG; this is encoded by the coding sequence ATGACAGGTAGTATCGCAGCAATCGGAGCTGGTTTAGCAGTTCTAGGTGTAGGATTAGGAATTGGTAAAATTGGTGGTCACGCAATGGACGCTATTGCTAGACAACCAGAACAATCAGGAAAAATCCAAACTGCAATGATTATCGCAGCAGCTCTTATCGAGGGTGCTGGTCTATTCGGTATCGTAGTAGCATTACTAGGAAACGGATAA
- the atpB gene encoding F0F1 ATP synthase subunit A produces MHFKRVILLLTIFMMGWANASTETKQSGEKYNPVPDIMHHISDSHSWHLWGEGDKSIGFSLPVILWDNGLKIFSSSHFGHHEDEVAQVDGNYYKLYHNKIYKTDANGTLEMHDGHPSNERPLDFSITKNVAQTLLAAVLLIILAFATKSSYTSNGVPRGIAKFLEPLVLFVRDDIALENIGTKNYLKYTPYLVTLFLFIWIVNLLGLIPGAANVSGNIAFTMVLAVLTFIIVTFSGKKTYWSHIFDPLGHNMPWAGKALVYVILVPVEILGMFTKPFALMIRLFANMTAGHIVILSLISLIFIMETYAIAPVSIMLTLFINTLELLVAALQAYIFTLLTALFIGMAVEEGHH; encoded by the coding sequence ATGCACTTCAAGAGAGTTATTTTATTGTTGACCATTTTTATGATGGGTTGGGCTAATGCCTCTACCGAGACTAAACAATCTGGAGAGAAGTACAATCCAGTTCCAGACATTATGCATCACATCTCAGACTCCCACAGTTGGCATCTTTGGGGGGAAGGAGATAAAAGTATCGGGTTTTCTTTACCTGTGATACTTTGGGATAATGGATTGAAGATTTTTTCTTCATCTCATTTTGGTCATCATGAGGATGAGGTAGCTCAAGTAGATGGTAACTACTATAAGTTATACCATAACAAAATATACAAAACTGATGCCAATGGTACTTTAGAGATGCATGATGGGCATCCTTCCAATGAAAGACCATTGGATTTTTCTATAACTAAAAATGTAGCACAAACTTTATTAGCTGCCGTTTTACTAATTATTTTAGCTTTTGCTACTAAGTCTAGCTACACTTCTAATGGAGTTCCTAGAGGGATAGCTAAATTTTTGGAGCCTTTAGTGCTTTTCGTGAGAGATGATATTGCTTTAGAAAATATTGGGACTAAAAACTATCTAAAGTATACGCCGTATTTAGTAACGTTATTCTTGTTTATATGGATTGTTAACTTACTTGGGCTTATTCCAGGTGCAGCCAATGTTTCAGGTAATATCGCCTTTACAATGGTGTTGGCAGTTCTTACATTTATTATAGTAACATTTAGTGGTAAAAAGACTTATTGGTCGCATATATTTGACCCATTAGGGCACAATATGCCGTGGGCAGGTAAAGCTTTGGTTTATGTTATCTTAGTGCCAGTGGAAATTTTAGGTATGTTTACTAAGCCTTTCGCATTGATGATTCGTCTTTTTGCGAATATGACTGCAGGGCACATCGTAATCTTGAGTTTAATATCTCTTATATTTATAATGGAAACTTATGCTATCGCACCAGTTTCTATCATGCTTACTCTTTTTATAAATACATTAGAGTTATTGGTAGCAGCTTTGCAGGCATACATCTTTACCTTACTTACAGCTCTATTTATAGGAATGGCAGTAGAAGAAGGGCATCATTAA